Part of the Methanothermobacter sp. MT-2 genome is shown below.
GGTGGGGTAGTTCACCTGCACTTGGGATTATTGCCTCGAATGAGGGTTTTGAGGATTCTATCACCTTTTTTAAAAACCTTCCGGTGTATGTTCCTGATTCTGCAACTTCTTCGGGCGTTCCTTCCGCGACTATTCTACCTCCCTCTTCGCCTCCTTCCGGTCCAAGGTCTATTATATGATCGGCCATTTTAATAACATCCAGATTATGTTCTATGACCACCACGGTATTCCCCGCATCTACAAGGCGATTTAGCACATCTAAAAGCTTTTTTATATCATCAAAGTGCAGGCCTGTGGTGGGCTCATCTAATATATAGAGTGTTTTGCCTGTGCTTTTTCTGCTTAATTCCTTTGCAAGTTTGACTCTTTGTGCTTCGCCGCCAGATAATGTTGTTGCGGGTTGTCCCAATTTTATATAGCCCAAGCCAACATCATATAGGGTTTGGAGTTTATTTTTGACTGATGGTACATTATGGAAGAAATCTAATGCTTCTTCCACTGTCATGTCAAGTATATCGGCAATGTTTTTTCCCTTGTATCTGACTTGTAGTGTTTCTTCGTTGTATCTTTTACCTTTACATACTTCACATGGGATGTAAACGTCGGCTAGGAAATGCATTTCTATTTTTATGATCCCATCACCATTACAGGCTTCGCATCTGCCTCCTTTCACGTTGAAACTGAATCGGCCCGGCTTGTATCCTCTTTTTTTCGCTTCGGGTGTTTGGGCGAAAAGTTCTCTTATGTATGTGAATACTCCGGTGTATGTTGCGGGGTTGGAGCGTGGTGTTCTTCCTATGGGTGATTGGTCTATTATCACGACTTTGTCTAGGTAATGTACGCCTTTCATGTCTTTATGTTTACCTGGATTCATATGTTTGTTGTTTAATCTTTCATAGAGGCCTTTGTAGAGGATGTCGTTGATAAGGGTGCTTTTACCGGAACCTGAGACGCCTGTAACACATGTGAAGACTCCTAGTGGTATTTTAACGTTGATTTCTTTCAAGTTGTGTTCCTTGGCGCCAATTATCGTGAGGTGTTTACCATCAGGTTTTCTTCGTTTGGTGGGTGTTGGTATTGTTTTTTGGCCTGAAAGGTATTTTCCTGTGAGTGATTCTTGGTTTTCCATTATGTCCTTTGGGGTTCCTGTTGCGACTATGCGGCCTCCGTGTTCACCGGCTCCTGGGCCTATATCAATGATATAATCTGCGGATAATATGGTTTCTGGGTCGTGTTCGACAACTATTAGTGTGTTGCCGAGGTCTCTGAGTTTTTTTAGGGTGTTTATTAATCTGATGTTGTCTCTTTGGTGTAGGCCTATGGTTGGTTCATCTAGGATGTAGAGCACTCCTACGAGTCCTGAGCCTATTTGTGTGGCTAGTCTGATTCTTTGGGCTTCTCCGCCTGCGAGCGTCCCTGATGGTCTGCTTAGTGTTAGGTATTCTAGTCCGACGTCGACTAGGAATTTTAGACGTTCTTTTATTTCTCTTAGAACGTCTTTTGCTATGTGTTCTTCTCTTTGGGTTAATTTGAGTTCTTGGAAGAATTCCATGGCTTCTTTGATTGACATTTCAGTGATTTCGTGGATTGATTTGCCATTTATTGTAACTGCGAGGCTTTCGGGGCGGAGTCTGCTACCGCCACATGTGGGGCAGGGTCTGTTGCTCATGAATTCTCCGATGTATCTTCTCATATAATTGGATTTGGTTTCTAGGTAGATTCTTTCTAGGCGGGGGATTACACCTTCGAATCTTCTATTGACGCGATATTTTCTGTTTTTTCTTTTGAATACGAATTGTATTCTATCCTGGGATCCGTATAATATGATTTTTTGGTGTTCTGGGTCGAGGTCTTGGAATGGTGTGTCCATGCTGAATCCGTAGTGTTTGGCTAAGGCTTTGAGCATCTGATAGTAGTAGTTTTCTTTTTTCAGGGACTTGCTCCATGGTATGATGGCTCCCTGGTTTAATGAGAGTTCGGGTTTTGGGACTACAAGGTCTGGGTCGATTTCCAGTTTATTTCCAAGGCCGTTGCATTCTGGGCAGGCTCCATGGGGGCTGTTGAATGAGAACATCCTTGGGCTGATTTCTTCGAAGTTTATGCCGCAGTCTGTGCATGTGAAGTGTTCGCTGAAGACTTTTTCTTTCATAGTGTCATGGTATAGGATTATTAGTGTGCCTTCACCTAATTTTAGGCTTGTTTCGACGGAATCTGCTAGTCTTTTTCTGAAGTTTGTGTCTGAGCGTATTATGAGCCTGTCTACTATAACATCTATTGTATGTTTATGGTTCTTTTCAAGGTTGAAATCTTCTTCTAGGCTGTGTATTTCACCGTCTACACGGACTCTTACGAATCCGTCCTTTTTGAGTTTTTCCAGCACCCTTTTGTGTTCTCCCTTCCGGTCTTTTATGATCGGTGCTAGTATGTATATTCTTGTACCGTCTTTTTCTTGGAGTATCTGGTCTATGATTTGTGTTGAGGTTTGTTGTGAGATTTCTTTTCCACAAATGTAGCAGTGGGGTTTGCCTATACGCGCAAAGAGTAGTCTGAGGTAATCGTATATTTCTGTTATTGTTCCTACGGTGGATCTTGGGTTCATTTTTGTGGCTTTCTGGTCTATTGATATGGCTGGTGACAGTCCCTCGATATAGTCTACGTCTGGTTTTTTCATCTGTCCTAGGAATTGTCTTGCGTATGCTGATAGGGATTCTACGTATCTTCTTTGTCCTTCTGCGTATATTGTGTCGAATGCGAGTGATGATTTTCCTGATCCGCTTATTCCGGTTATGACAATAAATTTGTCCCTTGGGATTTTGAGGTTTATGTTTTGGAGGTTGTGCTCCCTTGCACCTTTGATCATGATATTCTTTTCCATGGTATCCCTTAATTTCTATTTTGAGATGCCTTTAAGGGCTAGTATCTGGTCTCTGATCTTGGCAGCTTTTTCAAATTCGAGGTTTGATGCGGCTTCTTTCATCTCTTCTTCAAGATCGGCTATTATGAGTTTCAGTTCATCCTCTGGAACTTCGCTGAGGGTTTCCACTTCTATTTTCTCCTTTTTAACTTTGAGGCTTCTCTTAGCACTTTTTGGTGTTATGCCATGTTTCTTGTTATATTCTAGTTGCATTTCTCTACGTTTGTTTGTGGTTTCTACAGCAGCTTTTACCGAGTCTGTGAGTTCGTCAGCATAGAGTATGACTTCGCCTCTAACATGGCGGGCTGCCCTGCCAATGGTTTGGATGAGTGAGGTTTCAGATCTTAGGAAACCTTCTTTGTCAGCGTCTAGGACTGCTACGAGGGAAACTTCTGGCAGGTCCAGTCCTTCTCTTAGTAGGTTGACTCCGATGAGGCAATGGAATTCTCCCATCCTAAGACTGTTTATGATATCAACCCTCTCAAGAGTGTCTATCTCAGAGTGGAGGTATCTTACCTTGATACCCATCTTTGAATAGTAGTCTGTGAGGTCTTCAGCCATCCTCTTTGTGAGTGTGGTTACAAGTATCCTCTCATCCCTTCTAATGTGACGCTTTATCTCATCGAAGAGGTCGTCTACTTGGCCTTTAGCCGGTCTTACTATGACTTTGGGGTCTACAAGTCCTGTGGGTCTTATTATCTGTTCAACCACCCTTTGGCTTCTTGAAAGTTCATATCTTCCAGGGGTTGCTGACACATATATTATCTGGTTTATAGTGTCCTGGAATTCTTTGAATTTAAGTGGACGGTTTTCTTGTGCTGAAGGTAATCTGAAACCATATTCTATGAGGGTTTCTTTACGTGATTTGTCCCCCTTGTACATTCCTCTTATTTGTGGTATTGTAACATGGGATTCGTCGATAACTGTCAGGAAATCGTCTGGGAAATAATCTAATAGTGTGTAGGGTTTATCACCCCAGTTGCGCCCGCTAAGGTGTAGTGAATAGTTTTCGATACCTGGACAATACCCCATCTCCCTTAACATTTCAATGTCGAACTTTGTGCGCTGTTCAAGCCTCTGAGCCTCTAGGAGCTTACCTTGGCTTCTCAGTTCTCCTAATCTTTCTTTAAGCTCCTCTTCTATGGATTCTATGGCTTTTTCCATACGATCCTCTGATATGATGAAGTGTTTGGCCGGGAATATAGTGACCTTTTCCAGGTTTTTTATAGTTTCTCCCCTTGTGGGG
Proteins encoded:
- a CDS encoding excinuclease ABC, subunit B, coding for MKFKLESDFKPRGDQPKAIDALVNGIKEGLREQTLLGVTGSGKTFTIANVIEKVQKPTLVISHNKTLAAQLYEEFKEFFPGNAVEYFVSYYDYYQPEAYIPQTDTYIDKEASINDEIDLMRHSTTQSLLTREDVIVVSSVSCIYGIGAPWDYGQFTLSLKVGSHKDREDILSELVHMQYERNDIEFDRGQFRVRGDILEVNPVHGMPPIRIEFFGDQIDSISLIHPTRGETIKNLEKVTIFPAKHFIISEDRMEKAIESIEEELKERLGELRSQGKLLEAQRLEQRTKFDIEMLREMGYCPGIENYSLHLSGRNWGDKPYTLLDYFPDDFLTVIDESHVTIPQIRGMYKGDKSRKETLIEYGFRLPSAQENRPLKFKEFQDTINQIIYVSATPGRYELSRSQRVVEQIIRPTGLVDPKVIVRPAKGQVDDLFDEIKRHIRRDERILVTTLTKRMAEDLTDYYSKMGIKVRYLHSEIDTLERVDIINSLRMGEFHCLIGVNLLREGLDLPEVSLVAVLDADKEGFLRSETSLIQTIGRAARHVRGEVILYADELTDSVKAAVETTNKRREMQLEYNKKHGITPKSAKRSLKVKKEKIEVETLSEVPEDELKLIIADLEEEMKEAASNLEFEKAAKIRDQILALKGISK
- a CDS encoding excinuclease ABC, subunit A, translated to MEKNIMIKGAREHNLQNINLKIPRDKFIVITGISGSGKSSLAFDTIYAEGQRRYVESLSAYARQFLGQMKKPDVDYIEGLSPAISIDQKATKMNPRSTVGTITEIYDYLRLLFARIGKPHCYICGKEISQQTSTQIIDQILQEKDGTRIYILAPIIKDRKGEHKRVLEKLKKDGFVRVRVDGEIHSLEEDFNLEKNHKHTIDVIVDRLIIRSDTNFRKRLADSVETSLKLGEGTLIILYHDTMKEKVFSEHFTCTDCGINFEEISPRMFSFNSPHGACPECNGLGNKLEIDPDLVVPKPELSLNQGAIIPWSKSLKKENYYYQMLKALAKHYGFSMDTPFQDLDPEHQKIILYGSQDRIQFVFKRKNRKYRVNRRFEGVIPRLERIYLETKSNYMRRYIGEFMSNRPCPTCGGSRLRPESLAVTINGKSIHEITEMSIKEAMEFFQELKLTQREEHIAKDVLREIKERLKFLVDVGLEYLTLSRPSGTLAGGEAQRIRLATQIGSGLVGVLYILDEPTIGLHQRDNIRLINTLKKLRDLGNTLIVVEHDPETILSADYIIDIGPGAGEHGGRIVATGTPKDIMENQESLTGKYLSGQKTIPTPTKRRKPDGKHLTIIGAKEHNLKEINVKIPLGVFTCVTGVSGSGKSTLINDILYKGLYERLNNKHMNPGKHKDMKGVHYLDKVVIIDQSPIGRTPRSNPATYTGVFTYIRELFAQTPEAKKRGYKPGRFSFNVKGGRCEACNGDGIIKIEMHFLADVYIPCEVCKGKRYNEETLQVRYKGKNIADILDMTVEEALDFFHNVPSVKNKLQTLYDVGLGYIKLGQPATTLSGGEAQRVKLAKELSRKSTGKTLYILDEPTTGLHFDDIKKLLDVLNRLVDAGNTVVVIEHNLDVIKMADHIIDLGPEGGEEGGRIVAEGTPEEVAESGTYTGRFLKKVIESSKPSFEAIIPSAGELPHPLGWGFSRST